A part of Rhodamnia argentea isolate NSW1041297 chromosome 8, ASM2092103v1, whole genome shotgun sequence genomic DNA contains:
- the LOC115745444 gene encoding uncharacterized protein DDB_G0275933, with translation MGYVQEARENHVKKKVEEALRSKMKQKALKECDYYTSRYAECATGRTFSVVWQCRKQAKELNDCLHHYTNDAVLEEMKREYALNQEGKGPAKP, from the exons ATGGGCTACGTTCAGGAGGCGCGTGAGAACCACGTGAAGAAGAAAGTCGAGGAAG CTTTACGCAGCAAGATGAAGCAGAAGGCTCTGAAAGAATGCGATTATTATACTTCGAGGTATGCGGAATGCGCCACCGGAAGAACCTTTTCTGTGGTCTGGCAGTGCCGCAAACAAGCTAAAGAATTGAATGACTGCCTTCACCACTA CACAAATGATGCCGTCTTGgaagagatgaaaagagagtATGCACTAAACCAAGAAGGGAAAGGCCCAGCCAAACCTTAA